AATAATTGGAAATCTAATATTTTAGTCTTTGCAAGATGTACTCATTCTCTTTTGAAAGCTTCACTCTAATTTGCTTTGAATGGATAATTGATGACGTTTTGGGCAGTGGATCAGACCTTTTCAACTAAGTGGTGATGAGATCCACGTGGAAGTGACAAATGAgcaaatgatgatgatgctcTTGTTATTTTCATccgaaaagaaagaaaaacgataTATTATGCATTAAAATGGTGTGCTCTCGGAGCCCCCGTTGAGATGCTCTTCGCTTCACTGATGTTTTGATGAATGGACATTCGTAAACAAGAAGCATCTGTGAGATGAAAGTTTCTTGAAGCGAAACGAGCAAAATTTGCGACGAAACAATGATGGGGCGCCGGATGAAATTACAAGGGCATTACGCTTCATTACATTTTGtttccaagatttttttttcgtttgaaaaaattgggaaaaatgatTGGGATTTTGAAAGTCAGGCGTGGCatacaaattttaagctaGGCTACcacccaattttcaaaatttcagattatttatGGCAAGTTTCAGAATGAgcttttaaaagtttagaagTCTAAGTTAGGAAAACTTTGCTCACCAATTTTTGCCTCCTGGTTACCGAAAACCTATAGAGAAACATTGTATTGCTGGTGTAGAAATTTTGTTCCCTacaattttaatcaatttttttccgagtgttcatttcaaaacttttaaagttaCCTAtcgtttcataatttttccagaggATAACGTTTTGAAGTTTCGAAGTTTTGAaagagttttccaaaattgaccGTAACTTGGGGCATCTCTAAAACCCTATACTCCTTAGATGCCTGAAATATTAATGGTGCTCCACTATTAGAAATCTCTACCGTATACCTTCCTCCAGTCATCCAATACTTCTCATCCATCCTCTGGtctttctataatttttctgacGTTTTCCactactttttcgaaaataaggTTTTCTTGGTCCAAAGTGTTTCCTGATGGAAGTAGTAGTCCCCACCGCTCCAGTCATCGAAAACATTCGTACATAAAAAACATACGTTCGTTCCCCTACTCTACTTCTGTTCCTTTGGCTAAACAACTCAGATCAGAAAACAAAgtaatttagagaaaaagagaacgGGTGTGACCTATGTTTACTACTTTCTACTTGTCCGGAAATTTGTTTCTGCCCCAGATTGcaagaaaaactttaaattttcatttgaactgAACTTTTCAGGATATGCAGATTAGTCCTTTTATGACCTTCAAAATAAGCCCCATATCGACTATTCTagaatcattttgaaatatctcaCACTTATCTAAAGAttccagaatttaaaaattaacccttttttaaattttcgaaatattcttACTAAGCTCCAGGAGtgtcgtttttttcttgatgAGCACAAAATATGCGTTTCCATAAATACATAGTTATAAATGTGTCAATTACACACATAAATCAGCCTGTCGATGCGTGTCTAAAAAGGCTAATACTTTTTCGCTTCTTTCCCCGGTGCAAAGCGACACGAAAGGGTTAGGCTTCTcgattttccaattaattGGACGCCTGATGAAAGATGAGCAAGCAGCGGGGAGGTCGTGAAGACGTcccgagaagaagaagaagattaAAGGAGTAAAGTGAAGAGGCATTCAGAAGAGCCAGCACATTTCACTTTCCCAGATTGgtagagaaaaaatcaaagtgaAACGCAATTTCATTCCATCAACAAGAAGCCGAAATTATTGTTCGCGATTTGGAATAAAAGGTCAACGTCATGCGGTAAAAATAGCATTTCCGGGCTTAGAGGGAAACTGTGTACAGTGGACTTACAGTAACCTTTCTATACCTGTTTCACATGATGTCTATCTAATTTTGATCAccttgaatttggaaaaagcaCACTAAAATTTCAGGATATCATCCGATAAGTGAACATTTACATGTTTGCAATAGTCACTATTTTATTTCTATGTTGAAGTTGTCTAGGTCTcgtcctacagtaacccattcaATACAGCAAACATTGTGTAGATTGAATGCAAAAACACCATgataggcaggcatgtaggcagcTGGACACGAAACAGGCTGCAACGCCTGGGTTGCaccgtttattttttttatgaatgTTTGTTTATGATTGAGCCATCTATCTTCCCGTCCACGTAGCAAAACTCATGCTCATTCTAATTATTAGCTTCTGGTAAATTTTTCATGTAGGCACAGAAGTGTCTTGAAGGTAATCTATGCCTATTTGTTGTAATTCTAAGTAGGCTGCCTGATAGCCAAACCGCTAGGAATATTTATGCCTCTTTCCAAAATCCAAGTCACCATCTGTTTTCCAGTTTGTTTGTTGATCGTTGCCACCTTCTTCCTTCACACATCTTCCTTCTTTCCGTCAACTTTTCCTCATATATATTTATGATTGGGTCACATTGTCCTGTAAATCAAATTTGCCCGGGCACAGCAGTAGTTTGGGTCGGTCCACTACCACCCCGAAAAGTGtccaaaattattcaaattcccGGGCTCGCACCAATTTGGGACATATTCACTCTGTCTCTTCACATGTACACACAGATGACTTCGTTTCGTCCATTTCTTTGACGGAGGGGTCCGTCTACTCCGGAAGGCGCAAAAAATGGAGGgtaatttgggaaaaaacggGTGGGAaggaagagaaagagagatcCTTTCCCCTTGAGGATCAACTGAAATGGATAagaaaatagaagaagaagaagaagaggaatttctttctttttttctttttttttgggtgatgatgagaaagaagaaaaatgggggCAAAAGATGTGAAGATGAATAATGTTCCTGGAGGTCGGGAATTTCCCTAAAAAATCATGATGGACTATTTGAACCTCTGAGGGAATTATAAGTCCTCCTGGAGCGAGGGGAGATTTGAAAGCTTTTATTACCCAGATTCATCGCAATTCATGAGAAATACGGTTCCCGGTCTCGGCAcgaaatttctaaatatttaaaaggATTTAAAAAGAGTGTGCGCCTtcaaggagtactgtagtgtACTGTAGATAGCGAAAAGTGGGAACTACAGTGTCCAGTATTCCATAGATTAATTTTGGTTGTCTCGAGACCGTTTATTGTATTCTTGCGTAACAATTtgcactttgaaaaaatttctagtaaCTAAAAAGAGTAACTCCTATCGTATTTCTGTAGTCTTTAAGGATATAGGAACTGTGAGAATGGCTTTATAACTATTATTATTCACGgacaatttttattctaaattttcaatttttcagatgcgcCGATCCTGAACTGGACACGTTCTTCTCATTTGGAACATGTTGTGATAACGAATGTTGCTATCGGTTACGATATTGGGTCTAGTGAGTTTTTAACTAATTCTAAAGTTCGATAAGAGGTACTTAATACGAAATTGTGTTACTTGGCATATTCTcagtttaatttgaatttaactgctcaagaaaactacaaaacgCAAGAACCATACATCATAACTAATAATGCATTTATCTCtgtctttgaaaaataaattaatgggATGACGGAGAATCAGAGTTTATTTGGGCCCATAATGCTTCAGCGAGCATACTGGGCACATCGCGATCGAGGTTTCTGATGGATTCGTCCCAGATTAACAGTAAATCTACcgtaatcaatttttaaagctgcAGAGCTCTATTCGGAAACtcgaacaaaacaaaatttaaagatgCTCTAGATGCATACTTTTGGTCCcaaatataaattataaaactatttCAGCCCAGCCAGCATCGCAGGAATCGGATTCGTAGCAGGTGCATTTTTTGCTCTCTGCTTCCAGTGTCGCTGAActgcttcttctttctcttcttctccttATATCAACAGGTACTTCATTGCCATCCCCCTCTTTTTCATTCTCTTCTCTGATATTTCATATCATCGGATTGTAAATCTTTGGTTTTCATTGCATTTAATCGATTtatgtattttcattttttttttatgaaaaaagaatgtggaacaaaaataatataaaaagacgaaataaaatattttgagattaaTTAGCGAGAGAAAATTGGGACGGCTGTAAAAACGGAGAACTTATTACAATCTATTGCCTTTTCGTTTGGATGTATAAGGTGCAAGAGAAATGTACACAGGACTTGGAGAAGAGGTGCAATATGTGAGAGAAGAAAATgggtgaaaaatgaatgaaaacaaaataataacaaggataaaaaaacggtttttgtGGGAAGGGAAGACAATTGAAAGAGAACATACTTTTCAGACAAAAGATCGGATCACAGATTCAAAACGAGGAGGAAAGAATCTAAAATGATGTGATGTACAAACAAATGCACACACGCTAAAATCTACAGTTTCAATGATAAACTAATCTCATATACAAGGCAGCAAAATGAgaagaacaaatattttaaaaatattcaaaaaaaaagaaaacaatccCTGATTTTAGTAAATGAACGCGTTTCGAATTCTATCATTTCTATAATAATCACTAAACTTTTCTTGCTGGGGGAGGGAAAAACTGggcaaaatataaaaattcttgaggtatttttgaacagtgtgagaaaggaaaaaataatgaaatataGACCAGGGAGACACACGTGTAGAAAGGGAAGGGAAGGGAGTATCAGAAGCTCACGATGCTCATCGAAAGAGAGCCTAAAAAGACACGTAGTTGAGCTCcagaacttttttctattatcacatttttcaaagaggACGAAGAAGAAATTGGGGACTAATTATTCACGCACTACACAGTTTTTCAGATGAGGGGAGAGGAGAGagaggaaaatggaaattttgaaccgtaTTTCAAATGAGGATTGGACAGGTTTGAGTCTGATTACGACTAGGAATCGATTCGGAGGCAGGAGTCTCGTGGAAAATGGAATTCGGAAACGTGAAACAaggaaaaaatcaggaaaaaaaactgatatgGATAGAAGGGCAAGCTGATGATAGGAGGAGGAGGCAAAACAATCATTTATAGAGGACAACAACAACTGAATCCATTCCACGAAGactcgattttcttttttgtacaGGTTTTGTGCAACTGAGCAATTCAATTCAGACGAGGCGGAGTTTAGAACGGATTtgacctgaaaattagaaaacattgattgagaagaaaacagtttgtttaaaaaaaactgtcttctaatttttttaaaggtttgcgtttttaaagagtactgtaattttaaaatcatgtTTCAAATCATATTAATTGTGTTTTCATTGTCAAATTCgggtattttttttagattgacaggtatatatttttttaatcaaaaaacgatgaaaaaatagagtactctttaaagacgCACATATTTTCGCATTTGACCAAcatttttcgtgtcgagaccggttaccgtaattttggtgaaaaatcgTAAACTTTCGCGTTTGAGTAATACTTTTTGTAAAgttattacaaaaattaaaactttccggaattttttcacttccaactttattttataatgtttttcatattttttattattttacaaaaataaacattgaaTAACAAAACTTTTAGTGAGCaggcacaaaaaaagaaacttaatGCACTCTACCTAACTTACAAGTTAAGATTATCGTAGAAGAAATCGTTGCCCACGTTGAAAGCGACGTCTAGACCACCGCTTGTCTGGTTTTGGTATTGATTCACTTGTTCTTCCtgtagaaaattataaatttaaaattcaatttgaagtgcaattttcataaatttcccTTTCTCAGCGAAAGAACTTACCCAAGCATTCAAATAGTCAGTAATTGACGAAAGACCGGGTCGTGATAATCTCTCATATACTGAATTTTGTAGATCATCATACAAATATGCATCCAAATCAATGACTGCTCGATCTACAGTCACATTTCCAGCTGGATAAGTGGTTGGAACAACGAGTCGAAGTGGTGGGAACTGTTGATTACGGATTTTACAGACGACAATGATATGATTGGCATCATGACGTTGATGGTTTGGATCAATCTCGAATCGAGCATCAAGGATTTGAAGTTCCTTTCTTGCTGTTTCATTGAGATTTGATCGTTGAACTGGTGGACCAGCCTgaatatttattgattgaGATTATTGATTggctgttgattttttttttgtaaaaatagattttttggtaatcttgttggttttttcggaccaaaaaaagaaaaaaaaactgaattgcgaaaatgttgatttttagtcgggagaagaaaaaatacgaaaatgttttgtttttggtctaaaatgtttttggtgtCCCTGTTTGAGATCAGaggtttttcgtttttcgattttttttttcgtgttttcggcgacacaattatttttcacttttttcaaaaatcatttgagGATactttgtgtgttttttttttttgaaagctgagaaactcaatttttaatataaaacttACATTCATCGAATTCTGCCCGACGTGCAATGTTGGCTGAAGTGCATCAATCGGCGTTGGGTTTGGAAGGAAATCATCATAGTTCAGATCATCAAGTCCTGACATTCCACCCATTGATCCAGGTGttcccattttttgattcGGTGTACCCATTGGATTCATTGAAGGGGCTCCAGAACTTGGACCTGACATACTTGATCCACTCATCGAATTACGATCTCTTCCAATTGGTCCAGGACCATTTGGCATTCTCATATTGTTTCTCATCGCTGCAGGATTCGGGTATGGAGCATGACGATGATTGTTGACTGGTGATGTCATCGGATCGTGTCCCATATCTCCACGATACATTCCATGAACTGGACCACCTCCACCCTGCATCATCATATGATCCTGTGGCATCATTCGTTGCTGCTGTTGGTGTTGCTGTTGATGCCACATTGGTGGTTGATGCATTTGCATATGTGGTGGTGGAGGTCCCATATACTGCTGATGTCCATAACCTGGATGTCCTCCGTAGGGATTTGGCACCTGACCATTACCCAACATAGCATGTTCACCGTTCATCATCGGATCGTTCATTCCCATATGATTCTGATTCTGTGACATTGGAGCAATATTCAAGAAGTCTTGCTTTCTGGCAATCCACATCTCCAAATGGTTCAAGTATTCAAGGCTAACCACACGTTTTCCTTCGAGCACACTGAGCATAACCTCAAGCTTGTGAGCAGCTTCATGGTTACCCTCATGTCTGCATTGCCTTGCTCGTGTTCTCAAACTGTCGCAGCTTCCACgcatatttctcaatttcgcAGAATACACGGTTTGATCCTCGGAACTCATCATTCCCTGGTTTGGAACCATTCCGGGTCGTtgctgttgctgctgttgttgttgttgttgctgttgttggGCAGCTGCACGTTGAGCAGCAACATTTCGATCTCCAGGTGGGCCCATCTGATTGTGATGTCCTGGATATTGTTGAGGCTGATTGATAAGTGATTCAAGAACTGATGAAGGACCGGTTGGAGTGGCTCCTTGACCGTTCATTGGTCTTCCAGGATATCCATGTGGTTGTTGTGGTGGCATTGCACCCCATTGTGGTTGTTGTTGATACATATGTGCTGAAGGATCCCAAGGACGAGCTTGatccatctgaaaaaaaaattaatcaaaaattgaaaaattagcagattaaaaaaaaatacatttgaaaaataaactcacaTCCTTTTTAATCTGCTGATTGTACGGATTTCCACCCATTGGAGCACCACTACCAGGTGGTCCATTCATCATACCGTAACCACCGTATCCATTCGGTGGTCCACCCATATTTGGAGCACCCATTTGCGGTGGTGGCTGACCCATTGCTGGTCCACCATTCATCTGGCTGCTTCCATTTGGGAATGGAACATTTGGTGCCGGCGTCGGACCTCCACCGGGTGCCTGTGATCCTGGAGTGATCTGTCCACCTGGACGAATACTTGTATCTGGTGATGGAAATGAAGCAACCGCGGCGGCAACAGCAGCAGTGGCAGAAGCTGATGGAGCAGGCAATCCTCCTGGCGGATTTGGTGCTGATGGAGTTGTTGATGCCTGTGTTGTTGCTACGGTAACAGGTGGATTTCTTGCCTGAGCTGATGTTGGTTGTGGATCTGGAGGCACAGGAGCTCGATATCCGGGTGTTCCGCCAGCCGGAGTGTTTCCTAATAGAgctaattgaaattttagattttcgttgccacaaaaaactacaaaaagttACCTGCTGTCGTACACGGCGGACTATGAAACTGTGATGGTTGTAACACGGAAGGCACTGCCGCTGATTTACTATTACAATTGATAGCATTAATCACTTTTGCGATCGTCCTCATATATTCGTCCTTCGACATACACTTTGCGAACACATATTCTTCGACCTGCCTCGCGTCACCGGGTACTGGTAAATTTGGGGCATTCTGCCGGTTTCTCGCCAACTCAGgctcactgaaaattggaaaatttttatatttcgggatttttttttcatttttaaaaagagtACAGCCTGGATACATTTGTGACATCAGCTCCTATGGTTTATAATTTACAAATACTTgggaatttatcaaaattttgaatggaaatttttggaaattttcaacaaaaaaaaaattttttaaaatgttttctcggttatcaaaaaaatattcctttaaaaaaagcttacaGTCTCTGAATAACATGCTCTCGAAATTTCGGCGAAGGCCAATCCTCTTCGCTCATCTTTCTACTCTGctcttgtttttgaaatgttgctTTTGCAAGCGATTCAACAACCGTCGACGTCAACGTGGCGGCGGCTTTCTGAGCGTCTTGATTCACACACAATTATCGACAAGAAGGAAAATGAAGAACAAATCAAAACGACGAACGCGGCAAACGAAAAATAACGACGATTCCTGCAAAAGAAATAGAATAATGGATGGTTGAAAGTGGGgaaaaattgtcactttttgtattatggtgcatcgatctATTGTGATTCAACTTTCAATTCACAAAAGATCAGGatggaaatatcaaaaagttccCCATTTTCTCACCTCTTGTTCTCGTCAATAGTCGACGAGCCGGCAAAATTTTCGGATCGCCGACGGcaaaatcactttttgattCGTTCCCCGGTTTGACCTGAAAttaggaattgaaaaaaatatttagcgaTGTTGAACGAAGAAGAGATTAATAATAAAGGAATACGGATAAGGAGACGGATaaggagaaaaaaataaacggaGTTGAGAGAGATAAGATATCCCAAACGCTTGAAattaagaaagaaaaacaaataaaaataggcAATTATGAGATAGAGATATTCTGTAGGAGAAATGGACCAGAGAGATAAGATATTCAGAACGCTGAAAaacgttaaattttttaatggaagatATGTGGTGGTTAGTATTATTTGGAAGATttggtaagttttaaaaaaactgaaaaatgtttgaaattttcaaacaaaaagttcaCTTTCACATCAAGATGTGAATTGTCTAGGTTTGCTCCGTGCAGCATCATGTTCCGCGAGTCCATTCGGGCATAACGACGCAGGCAATTCAACGAGaacctggaaaatttaaaaattaaatgttttgtgtataaaattttgtaaagcaAGGGGACATACATTTCGCGTCAACGTAATTCTTctagtttttgacaaaaaaacggcacccggtctcgacacgacactCTCTTGATGAATGtgaaaggtgtgcgcctttaaagagtactgtaactccAAACTTTAATCTCagtcgaatttttaaagatttttcattgtttttcgataaaaaaatatatttatgaaTTTATGGGAAAACtcaatgaaatgaaaatttgaaattaccgcagtaatgaaaatttgaagttaccGAACTCTTTAAAGACGCAGACCTTTCGCAGTTAACAACAATTtctgtcgtgtcgagaccgggtaccgtattttcggcgcaaaaattgtagaattaatcacaacatttttttgttttaaattgctCTAGAACGCTGAAATATGTTCTTATCTTATGGAACGTTTTACCGGTCTTATCATTCccgaataattttcattttcttacaaaaaaaacgaattccgTTTTCCGCCtaacaaaaaatccattttcgtCGCAGAGAGAAAACCAGCTCAAGTGCAAGAAATTAGGCAACCTTCCAGCACCACAACACATGTGTGAAGTGCCGGAGAGCGCGCGCGAAAAAAGACGAAAGGGAATTCGGTTAGCGCGCACTGGAAAGTAAACCAATTACACGTGTGTTGGAAGGTGTCCGTCCACAATTTTTACCTGCTTCAAGTCGAAATAGACGGCAGTATCGTCAGGTGTGAGGAATGTGATTGCTTTTCCATGTTTGCCAGCTCgacctgaaattttggaaagaatTATCAGATGTTATCGAGAATTAAACTAGAAGTGTGgaagatttcaaatatttagcttcaaaatttaagaaaaatgtgcacttttttcaatttttaaaagaaaaacttcTGATTTCAAATTATGAGAGCACCAGTCAAGCTGGGAGCCTAAGATATCGTATTAGAACTTATgggtcaaaataaaaacacaaaaatacgACACTGCCAAGTGCAATAacaatgtgaaaaatcaacgcaagaagaaaaagaaaacgaaaagggGGAGCAAATCATTTATCACCAAACGAGCGTGTCGACGAAGCAGCACCACCACGCGGTCGGTGAGCCagatagagagagagatagagagagaggGAAAGAGCCCGAGCAACTGGCGACATTTTCTAACAGAGAGAGAGTTCGGTGCTGATTGCCTGAGCAAAGACGAAGGGCAGGTGCTGACAGGGAAATTCAGAATACCGATGGAAGCCGTATCGAAGAAGTAGAACTGGGTGCGAAACGAATGTGGAAAGTGGCGAGGATAGGGGAAAAGAAAacgaataagaagaagaagaagacgacgatgaaaaagaagaaaatgattgATAATACCGTAGACGGACACACAAGTTAATGATGTTCAGAATAGTGTGCAAAATTGAGAGATTCTACATCGTTTGCTTATCGAAATTCTTATCACTAcatacacatacacacaccACCAGCAGCAGCAGCCTCAGCAACAGGCAACGAGATTCGCATTTTTGGGACACTGACAAtcagaaagagagaaagaaactattattcttctttttctacaGTTGTTTGTATTAAgatatttcttccattttttgataaaattagaagatgatgaagatatGCTTTATTGAATCTATGATGGATTTTAAGTTTTGTCACTTTCATCTACATGTTATGGATAGGTaaataatttctcaattcACTGATACTCAACTTATATTCGATTACTTTTTAAATGTATAAAATATATAACCATATTTTTTTgcctacattttttaaaattaaatcgtTACAAGACCCGATAGATGAGCAATTTCCTATActgtttgaaaagttatatATCTCTGAAAACAGGAAGCTAAATaacattataaaaatttccgaaggcttcataaacttgaaaaataacaaaaaattttagtcttctagtttttctagaatttgaTTCAGAAATGCCAAATTCGAGGAATTCCACGtgaccaaaaaaatgtcgatttggtttttttaattagaaaattgagagaatCCGTTTGTGAAACAAAAAGAGCGCCGACGGTGGCGCACCAAACAGATCCTCTATCTATGTACTCGATAGTACAATCTACAGGTCGGGGGTTGCGTAGAACGAAGAGTAAATGAATGGAAATTCTGATCGAGGGAGACACGAGAATCAAAAAGACACTGGACACGTtgaaagagacgcagactgaACGACGAGCAGCAACAGTTGAAAGAAGACCCCCATATCAATATACCATCTCCGTGTATGTAACCACTGGTATACGCTCCGATCATCATCAGCATCGGCCTCAACCCTTTTATTGCTGTACTGACGGCACCTCTTCCAAGTTGTCATGAATTTTTGGGCCAGATTGATAAAAGGCATGAAACCTGTGCGATTTGGAATATGGAGGTCTTGTTAGTACAACTGCAGCTCGTACTAAAATGTTTGATGAGCTTGAGCATGTCAAACAGACACATAGGAAAGGcgaaactgtgaaaatttgattcttTCACTAAACCCTACCAGGTTGAACTAACCGGTAGAGATTGGCGGGGTTTATTGAATTCCGCGTGTAATCGGCAATGTGTGGAggggaattgaaaaaaaacgattttgaaaataaaattgtgtgCGGAGGGGGCAAATATCGATACCGGCAGAGGCAGTGATGGAGGTGGAGGTTGAAAAAGACTGCAGAACAGAGTGTAGTAGAgaaagagaaatagagaaggAAAGAAGCAAGGATGAATTTCATGGATTGATTGAAATCGACGGAGAATGCATGCAGTCAGGCaacagaaaatggaaaagaatcGACAGTGCGGTAAAAGTGGcaaagaaggaaaagaagaagaagatgaaagacgaggagaagaagaaggaggatGAGGACAATTTGCAACACACTATTCAACAATCTGAATGAGGAGTGGTAGGTCAAGTTGCGTACAGTTTACGCGAAGACACTCTTCCCAAAGGAGACAGATTACGGTCGTTTAAACGTTTTACGGAGAAATCGGTTCGAGGAAGGAAGTTTCATTAGAGGGAAACTATagcaaaattatcaaattgatGTGAACTTTAATGATGGTATCAAGCTattacaaatttccaaaattggagaatttctTGAGATGAAATTATTAATATCAAGTCAAAATGATGGACttggtctcgaaacgacaaaaACGTTTCACAAACCGGACTAACAAACAATCGGACACACGAACTAACAGGCTGCTCGTTGACGGGAAAAACAATGTTTCCACCTTTTCTTCTTCACCGTTTTCTCAGTTGAAAGTTTAATGATGAAGGTGTTTGAGCGAGAGCAAGCAGCGAGCAGCAACAgggaaagaaaaaacacatttctCGTTTCATCTCCTGCTCAAACTGTCAATTGCATCTCGGTTGGCAATAGTGAAAAGGAGACGGGGAGCACATGGGACATCCTGATCATCATCAGCATCATTGGAGAAGACGCCACAGGTGGTGTCGCTTCAATGAACATAGAGCATCAAATGGCTTCTGTAGCTTATCTTTCCGAAAGAAACAAGTCTGAAAATGTCGTCGTCAGAAGACGAAGAAGCCAGATATTTCTCGTGTTCTATATCTGTAAGCTCCCTTCAAATTCCAGGGAATCTAAAATCTTGGATTGCGGAATGGTGTGTGTAAAAGACTATTTCGAGTCAGCTGTCCGGTTTTCGGTGTCCGAAAAAAGATGGAACTGCATcatgaaaaagtggaaatgtTTAACGAAAGTGCTCTGCAGACAGAATCCCGACTCTCTTTTTGAATGTCCATGAATATTGTTTgtttagagaaaaaagtaCATTCGATATATGGCATTAAATTGTCCTCGACGGCAGAAAAAGAGAGcaataaaacttttagaacTAAACTTCAAAGTCGATACTGACAGTCTAACAACTCATTGAGAACGGAGAGCAGTAcacaa
The nucleotide sequence above comes from Caenorhabditis elegans chromosome III. Encoded proteins:
- the R12B2.8 gene encoding ORF6 (Confirmed by transcript evidence) codes for the protein MLRSIVLLVFCVTASAVASIVTETCYPDTCADPELDTFFSFGTCCDNECCYRLRYWVYPASIAGIGFVAGAFFALCFQCR
- the mdt-15 gene encoding Mediator of RNA polymerase II transcription subunit 15 (Confirmed by transcript evidence), encoding MSEEDWPSPKFREHVIQRLEPELARNRQNAPNLPVPGDARQVEEYVFAKCMSKDEYMRTIAKVINAINCNSKSAAVPSVLQPSQFHSPPCTTAGNTPAGGTPGYRAPVPPDPQPTSAQARNPPVTVATTQASTTPSAPNPPGGLPAPSASATAAVAAAVASFPSPDTSIRPGGQITPGSQAPGGGPTPAPNVPFPNGSSQMNGGPAMGQPPPQMGAPNMGGPPNGYGGYGMMNGPPGSGAPMGGNPYNQQIKKDMDQARPWDPSAHMYQQQPQWGAMPPQQPHGYPGRPMNGQGATPTGPSSVLESLINQPQQYPGHHNQMGPPGDRNVAAQRAAAQQQQQQQQQQQQQRPGMVPNQGMMSSEDQTVYSAKLRNMRGSCDSLRTRARQCRHEGNHEAAHKLEVMLSVLEGKRVVSLEYLNHLEMWIARKQDFLNIAPMSQNQNHMGMNDPMMNGEHAMLGNGQVPNPYGGHPGYGHQQYMGPPPPHMQMHQPPMWHQQQHQQQQRMMPQDHMMMQGGGGPVHGMYRGDMGHDPMTSPVNNHRHAPYPNPAAMRNNMRMPNGPGPIGRDRNSMSGSSMSGPSSGAPSMNPMGTPNQKMGTPGSMGGMSGLDDLNYDDFLPNPTPIDALQPTLHVGQNSMNAGPPVQRSNLNETARKELQILDARFEIDPNHQRHDANHIIVVCKIRNQQFPPLRLVVPTTYPAGNVTVDRAVIDLDAYLYDDLQNSVYERLSRPGLSSITDYLNAWEEQVNQYQNQTSGGLDVAFNVGNDFFYDNLNL
- the mdt-15 gene encoding Mediator of RNA polymerase II transcription subunit 15 (Confirmed by transcript evidence); protein product: MSEEDWPSPKFREHVIQRLEPELARNRQNAPNLPVPGDARQVEEYVFAKCMSKDEYMRTIAKVINAINCNSKSAAVPSVLQPSQFHSPPCTTAALLGNTPAGGTPGYRAPVPPDPQPTSAQARNPPVTVATTQASTTPSAPNPPGGLPAPSASATAAVAAAVASFPSPDTSIRPGGQITPGSQAPGGGPTPAPNVPFPNGSSQMNGGPAMGQPPPQMGAPNMGGPPNGYGGYGMMNGPPGSGAPMGGNPYNQQIKKDMDQARPWDPSAHMYQQQPQWGAMPPQQPHGYPGRPMNGQGATPTGPSSVLESLINQPQQYPGHHNQMGPPGDRNVAAQRAAAQQQQQQQQQQQQQRPGMVPNQGMMSSEDQTVYSAKLRNMRGSCDSLRTRARQCRHEGNHEAAHKLEVMLSVLEGKRVVSLEYLNHLEMWIARKQDFLNIAPMSQNQNHMGMNDPMMNGEHAMLGNGQVPNPYGGHPGYGHQQYMGPPPPHMQMHQPPMWHQQQHQQQQRMMPQDHMMMQGGGGPVHGMYRGDMGHDPMTSPVNNHRHAPYPNPAAMRNNMRMPNGPGPIGRDRNSMSGSSMSGPSSGAPSMNPMGTPNQKMGTPGSMGGMSGLDDLNYDDFLPNPTPIDALQPTLHVGQNSMNAGPPVQRSNLNETARKELQILDARFEIDPNHQRHDANHIIVVCKIRNQQFPPLRLVVPTTYPAGNVTVDRAVIDLDAYLYDDLQNSVYERLSRPGLSSITDYLNAWEEQVNQYQNQTSGGLDVAFNVGNDFFYDNLNL
- the R12B2.13 gene encoding uncharacterized protein (Confirmed by transcript evidence) yields the protein MICSSFSFLSIIVCESRRSESRRHVDVDGC
- the R12B2.6 gene encoding uncharacterized protein (Confirmed by transcript evidence), producing MDSRNMMLHGANLDNSHLDVKVNFLFENFKHFSVFLKLTKSSK
- the W04D12.1 gene encoding uncharacterized protein (Predicted), translating into MEVEVEKDCRTECSREREIEKERSKDEFHGLIEIDGECMQSGNRKWKRIDSAVKVAKKEKKKKMKDEEKKKEDEDNLQHTIQQSE